From Aestuariirhabdus haliotis, one genomic window encodes:
- a CDS encoding flagellar assembly protein FliH has translation MTAKTNPFGSLIPAEKMAGVKTVVLPAFQASSHVVEREGVEEDRAGFRRKPKAQKHPDMAVTPEQPAQTQAQQLKVAREEAYVEGFAEGKQAGYDEGFSLGKRDGEKQGESIGIERAEREASQRFDAQLKRQGDMIAELSRQLVHPIIDQDEAITRALAELSLSIAKEVIGRELMLDSSQIENLCREAIKQLPLDTDTIRVHINPHDQAVVQKLCDELQGDWQILPDASLSPGGCRIETNDSLIDISIEKKVEMIAQQVAEQHLHTHGQIAQQQQQSLAEVEQHIELSQAELDEELASEPQTQPVESQDSMTASTEDALSDEVVASKSGASNVEVDKTGSEALVPPSSSPPDENSQ, from the coding sequence ATGACAGCGAAAACAAACCCTTTCGGTTCACTGATTCCCGCTGAAAAAATGGCAGGCGTGAAAACCGTTGTCTTGCCCGCATTTCAGGCCTCGTCCCATGTGGTGGAGCGCGAGGGAGTAGAAGAAGATCGCGCGGGGTTTCGTCGTAAGCCGAAAGCTCAAAAACATCCTGACATGGCCGTAACCCCGGAACAGCCTGCTCAGACCCAGGCGCAACAGTTGAAAGTTGCTCGTGAAGAGGCTTATGTGGAAGGCTTTGCCGAAGGCAAACAGGCGGGTTATGACGAAGGCTTTTCCCTGGGCAAGCGAGATGGTGAAAAGCAGGGTGAGAGTATTGGCATTGAAAGGGCTGAAAGGGAAGCCAGTCAACGATTTGACGCCCAGCTGAAACGCCAGGGCGATATGATTGCTGAACTGAGCCGGCAACTGGTTCATCCTATTATCGATCAGGATGAAGCCATTACCCGGGCGTTGGCAGAATTGTCATTATCCATTGCGAAAGAGGTCATCGGTCGTGAGTTGATGCTGGATTCTTCACAAATAGAGAATCTGTGCCGCGAGGCGATTAAGCAGTTGCCTCTGGATACCGATACGATTCGCGTACACATCAATCCTCATGATCAAGCGGTTGTGCAAAAACTGTGCGATGAGCTTCAGGGGGATTGGCAAATTCTCCCCGACGCCAGCCTCTCGCCAGGTGGCTGTCGCATCGAGACCAATGACAGTTTGATCGATATTTCGATCGAGAAGAAGGTTGAAATGATAGCCCAGCAGGTTGCCGAGCAGCATCTGCATACCCATGGGCAGATAGCCCAGCAGCAACAACAAAGCCTGGCCGAGGTTGAGCAGCACATTGAACTGTCTCAAGCTGAGCTGGATGAGGAACTTGCCTCCGAGCCTCAAACTCAACCGGTGGAATCTCAAGATAGCATGACAGCATCAACAGAGGATGCACTTTCTGATGAGGTGGTTGCCAGTAAATCCGGGGCATCGAATGTTGAGGTTGATAAAACGGGTTCAGAGGCGCTTGTACCGCCTTCCTCGTCACCGCCTGATGAGAATTCGCAGTGA
- the fliI gene encoding flagellar protein export ATPase FliI gives MAAYQNSLTPVSDPVVAGRLTRMVGLTLEAVGCKVSTGKRCLIETHEGGYIEAVVMGFDDKRVFLMPLESAPGIQPGARVIPQESESLVPVGMGMLGRVINGLGKPLDGKGALDADDYVPLTGESINPLSRQPISDTLDVGIRSINSLLSVGRGQRLGLFAGSGVGKSVLLGMMTRFTSADVTVVGLIGERGREVKEFIEETLGSEGLARSVVVASPADDSPMMRLRGAMLCTRIAEYYRDQGKSVLLLMDSLTRYAQAQREIALAVGEPPATKGYPPSVFAKLPQLVERAGNGASGSGSITAFYTVLAEGDDQQDPIADASRAILDGHIVLSRRLAEAGHYPAIDIEASISRAMPQIVSDEHLSLAQTFKHIYSLYEKNRDLIAIGAYNAGSDPMIDDAIARNPVMRSFLQQGLRENLGFEDSLSGLRTVMGD, from the coding sequence ATGGCGGCTTATCAGAACAGCCTTACGCCCGTCTCTGATCCTGTCGTAGCTGGGCGTCTTACCCGCATGGTCGGGCTTACTCTTGAAGCGGTGGGTTGCAAGGTTTCCACCGGTAAACGCTGTCTGATTGAGACCCACGAGGGCGGCTATATTGAAGCCGTTGTGATGGGGTTCGATGACAAGCGTGTTTTTCTTATGCCACTTGAATCGGCGCCTGGAATTCAACCCGGAGCGCGCGTGATACCCCAGGAAAGTGAGAGTCTGGTGCCGGTAGGTATGGGTATGTTGGGGCGGGTCATTAATGGCTTGGGCAAGCCATTGGATGGCAAGGGTGCTCTGGATGCCGATGATTATGTGCCGCTTACGGGGGAGTCTATCAACCCGCTTAGCCGACAGCCTATCTCCGATACTCTGGATGTGGGAATACGCTCTATCAACTCATTGCTGTCGGTGGGGCGTGGGCAGCGGCTTGGTTTGTTTGCGGGCAGTGGGGTTGGTAAGAGTGTGCTGTTGGGTATGATGACCCGCTTCACCAGTGCCGATGTTACGGTTGTTGGCCTGATTGGAGAAAGGGGTCGAGAAGTTAAAGAGTTTATCGAAGAAACTCTCGGCTCTGAGGGCTTGGCCCGTTCAGTAGTGGTGGCATCACCGGCAGATGATTCACCAATGATGCGATTGCGTGGGGCCATGTTATGTACCCGGATCGCAGAATATTACCGTGACCAGGGCAAGAGCGTGTTGTTGCTTATGGATTCCCTGACCCGATACGCACAGGCTCAGCGTGAAATTGCCCTTGCGGTGGGAGAGCCCCCGGCTACCAAGGGATACCCCCCCTCTGTGTTTGCCAAATTACCGCAATTGGTTGAGCGCGCGGGTAACGGTGCCAGCGGCAGTGGCTCCATAACCGCGTTTTATACGGTATTGGCAGAGGGTGATGATCAACAGGACCCTATAGCTGATGCTTCCAGAGCCATACTGGACGGACATATTGTCTTGTCTCGACGGCTTGCGGAGGCAGGGCATTATCCAGCGATCGATATAGAAGCATCCATCAGCCGGGCTATGCCTCAAATCGTTTCTGATGAGCACCTCTCTCTGGCCCAAACCTTCAAGCATATCTACTCTTTGTATGAGAAGAATCGAGATTTGATTGCCATTGGGGCTTACAACGCCGGCAGTGATCCCATGATCGATGATGCCATAGCTCGTAACCCGGTTATGCGCAGTTTCCTGCAACAAGGCTTACGGGAAAACCTGGGTTTTGAGGATAGCCTGTCGGGATTACGTACGGTTATGGGTGACTAA
- the fliG gene encoding flagellar motor switch protein FliG: MGGIQRSAIFLMSLGEADAAEVLKHMGPKEVQRVGAAMAQMENINREEVDSVLKYFIEIAREETGLGVGVDGYIRNMLTTALGEDKASGLIDRILLGGNTTGLDTLKWMEARAVADVIRYEHPQIQAIVVAYLDSDQAAEILSYFDPKVRLDIVLRVAGLSTVQPAALQELNDILERQFSGRSGSQTTTMGGVKVAADIMNFVESSIEGQLMDSIKEVDEDLCTQIEDLMFVFDNLGDVDDRGIQALLREVSSDVLILALKGADEKVKDKIFKNMSKRASELLMDDLEAKGPVRLSEVETAQKEILTIARRMAESGEIVLGGKGGEEML, translated from the coding sequence ATGGGCGGCATACAGCGCTCGGCTATTTTCCTGATGAGCTTGGGTGAGGCAGATGCTGCCGAAGTGCTTAAGCACATGGGGCCCAAGGAAGTGCAGCGTGTCGGTGCGGCCATGGCCCAGATGGAAAACATCAACCGCGAAGAAGTCGATTCGGTTTTGAAATATTTTATCGAAATTGCTCGGGAGGAAACCGGCCTTGGGGTAGGGGTCGATGGCTATATTCGTAATATGTTGACCACGGCGCTTGGTGAAGACAAAGCCAGTGGTTTGATTGATCGTATCTTACTCGGTGGCAACACTACCGGACTGGATACGCTCAAATGGATGGAAGCTCGAGCCGTTGCCGACGTGATTCGTTACGAGCACCCCCAAATACAGGCGATTGTTGTTGCTTATCTGGATTCGGATCAGGCGGCAGAAATTCTCAGCTACTTTGACCCTAAGGTTCGCCTCGATATTGTTTTGCGTGTTGCCGGATTGTCGACCGTTCAGCCAGCCGCCTTGCAGGAACTGAACGATATTCTTGAACGCCAGTTTTCTGGCCGCAGCGGTTCGCAAACCACGACTATGGGCGGCGTTAAAGTGGCCGCCGATATTATGAACTTCGTTGAGAGTTCTATTGAAGGCCAACTGATGGACTCTATTAAAGAGGTCGACGAAGACCTTTGTACCCAGATAGAAGACCTGATGTTTGTCTTCGATAATTTGGGGGATGTTGATGATCGTGGCATTCAGGCGCTGTTGCGCGAAGTCTCTTCCGATGTCTTGATCCTGGCGCTCAAAGGTGCGGATGAGAAGGTTAAGGATAAGATATTCAAGAATATGTCCAAGCGTGCTTCCGAGTTGTTAATGGATGACCTGGAAGCGAAAGGACCGGTGCGCCTGAGTGAAGTGGAAACGGCGCAAAAAGAGATTCTCACCATTGCCAGGCGTATGGCTGAGTCTGGTGAAATCGTACTGGGTGGCAAAGGCGGCGAGGAGATGCTGTAA